From one Aspergillus fumigatus Af293 chromosome 8, whole genome shotgun sequence genomic stretch:
- the anxc3.1 gene encoding annexin — translation MSHPQYTYGGPPQPPYNSAGYAQPGAHQQQPAPFYPPQQPGGYPPQGAPPQQFPPSGQYQQPYGAPPPQQQWPGQPPQQYPQGGHPPPQQYPPQGAYPQNQYPPQGQYPPHGQYPPQGGYPPQGQPGYPPPQAPQPMPTPPSLGYDPNQRAPGDATREAEALRKAMKGFGTDEKALINILTKPDPLQMALIRHTYTDRIGRNLEKDLKSELSGDLEDVLLSLARGPLEQDVATLRGAMSGLGTNENLLTDVLVGRSNADLRAIKYAYVSKYQKSLVEDIKSDLSGKTEQFFVMLLNATRPEPGTYFDAQSVDADVREIHQATQARKGTDEIGVFAVLLGASDAKLVAIAQAFEAKYHISLEKVIKDEFSGHLEDALLSMLSKAKDPVGHDVEKLLKCLPPVENGKADVKRLIYWVVHLHWNPPHFAAVKARLKQKLGHDVGNHFREAIAPGDFLTAMRQVWNSA, via the coding sequence ATGTCGCACCCCCAGTATACCTACGGCGGACCCCCGCAACCCCCTTATAACAGCGCTGGGTATGCTCAGCCGGGCGCccatcaacagcagccgGCCCCGTTTTATCCACCACAACAGCCTGGTGGATATCCGCCCCAAGGGGCTCCCCCGCAGCAATTTCCCCCCTCTGGTCAGTACCAACAGCCATATGgtgcgccgccgccgcaacaACAATGGCCGGGCCAACCACCGCAACAATATCCTCAGGGAGGCCATCCACCACCGCAGCAGTATCCGCCTCAGGGAGCGTATCCTCAGAATCAATACCCTCCACAGGGCCAATATCCTCCCCATGGTCAGTATCCTCCGCAGGGAGGTTACCCGCCGCAAGGCCAACCCGGCTATCCACCCCCTCAGGCGCCTCAACCAATGCCCACTCCGCCATCCCTAGGCTATGACCCCAACCAACGCGCCCCCGGCGACGCAACCCGCGAAGCCGAAGCCCTCCGCAAAGCAATGAAAGGCTTCGGCACAGACGAAAAAGCCCTGATCAATATCCTGACCAAGCCCGACCCCCTGCAAATGGCACTCATCAGACACACCTACACCGATCGCATCGGACGCAATCTCGAAAAAGACCTCAAGTCCGAGCTCTCGGGGGACCTGGAAGACGTCCTCCTTTCTTTAGCCAGAGGCCCACTTGAGCAGGACGTCGCTACCCTGCGCGGTGCCATGTCAGGCCTAGGAACGAACGAAAACCTCCTCACGGATGTGCTGGTCGGCCGGTCGAATGCCGACCTGCGCGCAATCAAGTACGCGTATGTCAGCAAGTACCAGAAGTCGCTGgtggaggatatcaagagcGATTTGTCCGGCAAGACCGAGCAGTTCTTTGTCATGTTGCTGAACGCTACGCGGCCGGAGCCGGGGACGTATTTCGATGCGCAGTCGGTTGATGCTGATGTTCGCGAGATCCACCAGGCGACGCAGGCGCGCAAGGGGACAGATGAGATTGGTGTCTTTGCCGTACTTTTGGGTGCCTCGGATGCGAAGCTCGTCGCAATCGCGCAGGCTTTTGAGGCAAAGTATCATATTAGCCTCGAGAAGGTGATCAAGGATGAGTTCTCGGGCCACCTGGAAGATGCGCTACTGTCGATGCTGTCTAAGGCGAAGGATCCTGTTGGTCATGATGTGGAGAAGCTCCTAAAGTGTTTGCCTCCTGTTGAGAACGGGAAAGCAGATGTGAAGCGGTTGATCTACTGGGTTGTTCATCTGCATTGGAACCCACCCCATTTTGCAGCGGTCAAGGCGCGgctgaagcagaagctgGGCCATGATGTTGGCAACCACTTCAGAGAAGCCATTGCCCCAGGAGACTTCCTTACTGCTATGCGCCAGGTGTGGAATTCGGCCTAG